From the genome of Halostella limicola, one region includes:
- a CDS encoding TspO/MBR family protein, with protein sequence MASLVARFRRFPRDHPILALAIAILTVEIVGASGSIFTAQGLNTWYDTLQRPILAPPNWVFGPVWTALFALIGVALWLVWRRLDSSPREVRFGFGVFVVHFAVNVGWSVVFFGMQEIGWGLAVIGLLWLLIVATMWTFDRVDRRAALLLVPYLLWVSFAAYLNYRFWVLN encoded by the coding sequence ATGGCATCACTCGTGGCTCGTTTTCGCCGGTTTCCACGCGATCATCCGATCCTCGCACTCGCAATCGCCATCCTGACCGTCGAAATCGTCGGGGCTTCCGGGTCCATCTTCACGGCCCAAGGTCTCAACACGTGGTACGACACCCTTCAGCGGCCAATACTTGCGCCACCGAACTGGGTATTCGGTCCCGTCTGGACGGCCCTGTTCGCACTCATCGGAGTTGCGCTATGGCTCGTCTGGCGACGACTCGATTCGTCACCTCGTGAAGTCCGGTTCGGGTTCGGCGTATTCGTGGTACACTTCGCCGTCAATGTGGGATGGTCGGTCGTCTTCTTCGGCATGCAGGAGATCGGATGGGGGCTGGCCGTGATCGGACTCCTCTGGCTGCTCATCGTCGCAACGATGTGGACATTCGACCGCGTTGATCGACGGGCCGCTCTCCTCCTCGTCCCGTATCTCCTGTGGGTCTCCTTCGCCGCCTATCTTAACTACCGCTTCTGGGTGTTGAATTAG